One genomic region from Nicotiana tomentosiformis unplaced genomic scaffold, ASM39032v3 Un00206, whole genome shotgun sequence encodes:
- the LOC138903942 gene encoding uncharacterized protein — MKNVKIIKERLKTAQNCQKSYLDVRRRNLEFKEDDWVFLKVSPMNGVRRFGKKGKLSLRLKKVVGDPALIVLVETIEINEELTYEEIPVSILDRQVRKLRNKDIASMKVLWKNRQVEEATWEAEEEMKKKYPHLFE, encoded by the exons ATGAAAaatgttaaaatcattaaggagcggttgaagactgctcagaattgtcagaagtcctatttggatgttcgtcgtaggaatttggagttcaaagaagatgattgggtattcttgaaggtttcccccatgaatgGTGTAAGGCGATTTGGtaaaaaagggaaattgagtctgag gttgaagaaagtagttggagacccggcACTCATTGTTCTGGTTGAAACTATTGagattaatgaggaattgacttatgaagaaattccagtttctattcttgataggcaagtccgaaagctaAGAAATAAAGATATTGCCTCTATGAAAGTGTTATGGAAAAATcggcaggttgaagaggccacttgggaggctgaagaagaaatgaagaagaagtaccctcatttgtttgaatag